Proteins found in one Acidobacteriota bacterium genomic segment:
- a CDS encoding thiamine phosphate synthase yields MWPPRTIVVTDRRRLSCGSSDDAASALVAFAAAVAAAGVDVVQIRERDWDDGTLVRVTRAVMRATAGSGCEVFVNERAHVAVAAGAHGMHLRGNGMPAARVRAAWPTGLRIGRSVHGSDQATVADGVDVALFGTVVPSVSKGGDAVIAGVAALAAWVGIAGATPVVAIGGIDVERCAAVRAAGACGVAGIDVFVRAWEQGGAALAALVREMHAVLGERERTQ; encoded by the coding sequence ATGTGGCCGCCGCGCACCATCGTTGTCACGGACCGTCGCCGGTTGTCCTGCGGTTCGAGCGACGACGCGGCGTCGGCGCTCGTGGCGTTTGCTGCCGCCGTGGCCGCCGCCGGCGTGGATGTCGTGCAGATCCGCGAACGCGACTGGGACGATGGCACCCTGGTGCGCGTCACGCGCGCGGTGATGCGGGCGACGGCCGGGAGCGGGTGCGAGGTGTTCGTGAACGAACGTGCGCACGTCGCGGTGGCCGCCGGTGCACATGGCATGCACTTGAGAGGCAACGGCATGCCCGCCGCGCGCGTGCGTGCCGCATGGCCGACGGGATTGCGCATCGGCAGGTCGGTACACGGGAGTGACCAGGCGACGGTCGCGGATGGCGTTGACGTGGCTTTGTTCGGTACCGTGGTCCCGTCCGTGTCGAAAGGCGGCGACGCGGTGATTGCCGGTGTGGCTGCGCTCGCCGCATGGGTGGGTATTGCCGGTGCGACGCCTGTCGTCGCCATCGGCGGCATCGACGTGGAGCGCTGCGCGGCGGTGCGCGCCGCCGGGGCGTGTGGCGTGGCCGGGATCGACGTGTTCGTGCGGGCATGGGAGCAGGGCGGTGCCGCACTGGCGGCGCTGGTGAGGGAGATGCACGCGGTGCTTGGAGAGCGGGAGCGGACACAGTGA
- a CDS encoding DUF4115 domain-containing protein, with protein sequence MTVGERLREARERRKVSLHAIAEKTNVSARFLEAIEKGQYDKLPGGIFTRGFIRSYAVQVGLDPDAIVAQFLSDDPGQRDDDIDEAPPSSREGAPVATMLIVAVGVIAAALLAVYLLKPDWIGSGSRSAPVQEPVSAEGRPSPALGDAQSEVVAAVSAPVALPTPDAPGQEAPATTDAGGSAPAASTTDVPLSPLRLVIAPTGRCWVQVSADGQMRVAREVSVGERITVDASERLSITAGDAGAFAYELNGRPGTSLGAAGRVARATIVPSTVAQFQVP encoded by the coding sequence GTGACCGTTGGTGAGCGTTTGCGCGAGGCGCGGGAGCGCCGGAAGGTCTCGCTGCACGCTATTGCAGAGAAGACCAACGTGTCGGCCCGTTTTCTCGAGGCGATCGAGAAGGGGCAGTACGACAAGCTGCCCGGCGGCATCTTCACACGCGGGTTCATCAGGTCGTATGCCGTGCAGGTGGGTCTCGACCCCGATGCGATCGTGGCGCAGTTCCTGTCCGACGACCCTGGCCAGCGCGACGACGACATCGACGAGGCGCCGCCGTCGAGCCGTGAAGGTGCGCCGGTGGCCACCATGCTGATCGTGGCTGTTGGCGTGATCGCCGCGGCGTTGCTGGCGGTCTATCTCCTGAAACCTGACTGGATCGGTAGCGGCTCGCGTTCGGCTCCCGTTCAGGAGCCGGTATCGGCCGAGGGGAGGCCGTCGCCTGCCCTCGGCGACGCGCAATCGGAGGTGGTGGCGGCGGTGTCCGCCCCGGTGGCGCTGCCGACCCCGGATGCTCCCGGACAGGAGGCGCCTGCGACGACTGATGCCGGAGGTTCTGCACCAGCCGCGAGTACCACCGACGTGCCGCTGTCGCCCTTGCGACTGGTGATCGCGCCGACGGGACGCTGCTGGGTGCAGGTCTCGGCCGACGGGCAGATGCGCGTGGCGCGAGAGGTGAGCGTCGGCGAACGCATCACTGTCGACGCCTCCGAACGATTGAGCATCACCGCCGGTGATGCGGGCGCGTTTGCCTACGAGTTGAACGGCCGGCCGGGAACCTCGCTCGGCGCCGCCGGCCGCGTGGCGCGCGCCACGATCGTGCCGTCCACCGTCGCGCAGTTCCAGGTGCCGTAG
- the polX gene encoding DNA polymerase/3'-5' exonuclease PolX — translation MENTAIARVLAEIGDLLEIRGDNPFKIRAYRNASQVIRDTGERVADFTAADLRALPGIGKDIAARIEELAATGISSFHRELAAEFPTGLLDVLRLQGVGPKTVALLYRELGVGSIDDLRAAIAAGTIRKVKGMGPGKEAALAKAIEDHATFAGRYLASEVWQQAHALLTHLRAACPDATFDLVGSLRRGAETCGDLDVLATAAPSAVMAHFVSFPRVERVLGQGPTRSSVRLSKGLQADLRLVPAESRGAAQQYFTGSKAHNIELRDRALRQGLKLNEYGLFRVDDETRVAGETEAEIYAALGLPWIAPELRENRGEFDAARDEGLPLLVERADLRGDLHCHTTATDGKDTIRAMAMAARDAGLSYLAITDHSQALAMANGLDETRALAHAAAIRACDDEVEGITLLAGIECDIRTDGTMDLADDCLAQLDIVIASVHSGLSQEPARMTDRVLRALECPYVDVLGHPTGRMLLRREASAIDIEAVIARAADLGVAMEINGQPHRRDLNDTHARLARDRGVKIVLSSDAHAVAGFEHLHWATFTARRAWLSPGDVLNCLPLDQLRRYLRRSRHV, via the coding sequence GTGGAGAACACCGCCATCGCCCGCGTCCTCGCCGAGATTGGCGATCTGCTCGAGATCCGGGGCGACAACCCGTTCAAGATCCGCGCGTATCGCAACGCGTCACAGGTGATTCGCGACACGGGCGAGCGCGTCGCGGACTTCACGGCTGCCGACCTTCGCGCGCTGCCGGGTATCGGCAAGGACATCGCCGCGCGCATCGAAGAGCTCGCCGCGACCGGCATATCGTCGTTCCATCGCGAACTGGCGGCGGAGTTTCCGACAGGCCTGCTCGACGTGTTGCGGCTGCAGGGTGTGGGTCCGAAGACGGTGGCATTGCTGTACCGCGAGCTCGGCGTCGGGTCGATCGACGATCTCCGCGCCGCCATTGCGGCCGGCACGATCCGCAAGGTCAAGGGCATGGGCCCCGGCAAGGAAGCCGCGCTCGCCAAGGCCATCGAGGATCACGCGACCTTCGCAGGCAGATACCTTGCCTCGGAGGTGTGGCAGCAGGCGCATGCCCTGCTCACCCACCTGCGCGCCGCGTGTCCGGACGCCACGTTCGATCTCGTGGGCAGCCTGCGGCGCGGCGCCGAGACGTGCGGCGATCTCGATGTCCTCGCGACGGCCGCGCCGTCGGCGGTGATGGCGCACTTCGTGTCGTTCCCGCGCGTGGAGCGCGTGCTCGGACAGGGGCCGACCAGGAGCAGCGTCCGTCTCTCGAAGGGGCTGCAGGCCGATCTGCGCCTGGTACCTGCCGAATCGCGCGGCGCGGCACAGCAGTACTTCACCGGAAGCAAGGCACACAACATCGAGTTGCGGGACCGCGCGCTGCGCCAGGGACTGAAGCTGAACGAGTACGGCCTGTTCCGGGTGGACGATGAGACGCGTGTGGCCGGGGAGACGGAAGCGGAGATCTATGCGGCGCTGGGGCTGCCGTGGATCGCGCCGGAGCTTCGCGAGAACCGTGGCGAGTTCGACGCCGCGCGTGACGAAGGGCTGCCTCTCCTCGTCGAGCGTGCGGATCTGCGCGGCGATCTGCACTGCCACACGACGGCCACCGACGGTAAGGACACGATTCGTGCGATGGCGATGGCCGCGCGCGACGCCGGACTGAGCTATCTCGCGATCACCGACCATAGTCAGGCGCTCGCGATGGCCAATGGCCTCGATGAAACGCGTGCACTGGCACACGCGGCGGCAATCAGGGCCTGCGACGACGAGGTCGAGGGCATCACGCTGCTGGCCGGCATCGAGTGCGACATCCGCACCGACGGCACGATGGATCTCGCCGACGACTGCCTCGCCCAGCTCGACATCGTCATTGCGTCGGTCCACTCGGGGCTGTCGCAGGAGCCGGCGCGCATGACCGACCGTGTACTCCGCGCGCTGGAGTGTCCGTACGTCGACGTGCTCGGACATCCGACAGGACGCATGCTGCTCCGGCGCGAGGCGAGTGCCATCGACATCGAAGCCGTGATCGCACGCGCGGCCGATCTGGGCGTGGCCATGGAGATCAACGGCCAGCCGCATCGCCGCGATCTGAACGACACTCATGCGCGCCTGGCGCGCGATCGCGGCGTGAAGATCGTGCTGTCCAGCGACGCGCACGCCGTGGCGGGTTTCGAGCACCTCCACTGGGCCACGTTCACCGCCCGCCGCGCCTGGCTCTCACCCGGCGATGTCCTGAACTGCCTCCCCCTCGACCAGCTGCGCCGCTACCTCCGCCGCAGTCGACACGTGTAG
- the nagZ gene encoding beta-N-acetylhexosaminidase has protein sequence MRTRRARNRAIIMTRPARPDILSMNQRDRRRQVGQLLLAGFSGHAIPAELRALAREFDLGGVVLFSRNVAEPAQVAELAREAQELSRTPVWVAIDQEGGRVQRVKAPLTLWPPPATLGRADDVELTRRFVRALSRELRAMGITFNFVPVLDVLTRRDNPAIGDRAFGETADVVARHGVATIEALHAEGMPACAKHFPGHGEAAVDSHDELPVVDLPPDRLERVEWKPFVEAFAAGLDAVMSCHLLLPSLDEHNPATLSDAVISGRLRGQLGFDGLVFTDDMDMKAIASHVEPGDAAVRALSAGCDAILQCGGDPDRVAASLEGLVHALEAGTLSATRVDEALARHEALKARYLSDSARRQAPMPPSLRDVIGSAEHAAIAEQMRQFA, from the coding sequence GTGCGCACGCGTCGGGCGCGCAATCGCGCCATTATAATGACGCGTCCGGCACGGCCGGACATCCTCTCGATGAACCAGCGCGACAGACGACGGCAGGTGGGGCAGTTGCTGCTGGCGGGATTCAGCGGACACGCGATTCCCGCCGAACTGCGCGCGCTCGCGCGCGAGTTCGACCTCGGCGGTGTCGTGTTGTTCTCGCGCAACGTGGCCGAGCCGGCACAGGTGGCGGAGCTGGCGCGCGAAGCGCAGGAACTGTCGCGCACGCCGGTGTGGGTGGCCATCGATCAGGAGGGTGGCCGCGTACAACGCGTGAAGGCGCCGCTCACGCTGTGGCCACCGCCCGCAACGCTCGGCAGGGCAGACGATGTCGAGCTGACCCGCCGCTTCGTGCGCGCGCTGTCGCGCGAGTTGCGCGCGATGGGCATCACCTTCAACTTCGTGCCCGTGCTCGACGTGTTGACGCGACGCGACAATCCGGCGATCGGCGACCGCGCGTTCGGCGAGACCGCTGACGTCGTGGCACGTCATGGCGTGGCGACGATCGAGGCCCTGCACGCCGAAGGCATGCCCGCGTGCGCGAAGCACTTCCCGGGGCATGGCGAGGCGGCTGTCGACTCGCACGACGAACTGCCCGTGGTGGACCTCCCGCCGGACAGGCTCGAGCGCGTCGAGTGGAAGCCCTTCGTCGAGGCATTCGCGGCGGGGCTCGACGCGGTGATGTCGTGCCACCTCCTGCTTCCGAGCCTCGACGAGCACAATCCCGCCACGCTCTCGGACGCCGTGATCAGCGGACGGCTCCGCGGTCAGCTCGGCTTCGACGGTCTCGTGTTCACCGACGACATGGACATGAAGGCGATCGCCTCGCACGTGGAGCCGGGGGATGCGGCGGTTCGTGCGCTGTCGGCGGGATGCGACGCGATCCTGCAGTGTGGCGGCGATCCCGATCGCGTGGCGGCGTCACTCGAAGGTCTGGTGCACGCCCTCGAAGCCGGGACGCTCTCGGCAACACGCGTGGACGAGGCGCTCGCGCGGCACGAGGCACTCAAGGCGCGGTATCTCTCGGACTCCGCGCGTCGTCAGGCACCGATGCCACCTTCGCTGCGAGACGTGATCGGATCGGCGGAGCACGCCGCGATCGCCGAGCAGATGCGGCAGTTCGCGTGA
- a CDS encoding LD-carboxypeptidase codes for MTALRPLLRPHRLRAGDRVALLTLASPSREADVEAGADELRALGFEPVVVAPPAHIAASGAPYVAGAPEARATQLRSALADPEVRAVIAVRGGYGSAHLLPFLDVDQLRASRTLLIGYSDITALLDVTTGHAGLVSIHGPMVEGRLARGPATYDRDSFLRLTMEPVAFGRVDTTGVRVVRPGEASGVLRGGTLTQLAALLGTPWALAAMEPTVLFIDEVNERPYRIDRLLWQLRAAGALAHVTGIVFNELPGCDEPGGALMALDAVRAGLEGVDGPIVAGVASGHTARPMLSLPFGVQATLIAADDVVLSIDEAAVE; via the coding sequence GTGACGGCGCTCAGGCCACTCCTGCGTCCGCATCGGCTGCGTGCAGGCGATCGCGTGGCGCTGCTCACGCTGGCGAGTCCGTCACGCGAGGCGGATGTCGAGGCTGGCGCCGACGAGTTGCGCGCACTCGGCTTCGAGCCTGTGGTGGTGGCACCACCGGCTCACATCGCTGCGTCTGGCGCCCCGTACGTGGCCGGCGCACCAGAAGCCCGTGCGACGCAGTTGCGGTCGGCTTTGGCTGATCCGGAGGTGCGCGCCGTGATCGCGGTGCGTGGCGGGTATGGGTCCGCGCATCTGCTCCCGTTCCTCGACGTCGACCAACTGCGCGCGTCGCGCACGCTCTTGATTGGCTACAGCGACATCACGGCGCTGCTCGACGTGACCACCGGGCACGCGGGACTCGTCAGCATCCACGGACCCATGGTCGAAGGTCGCCTCGCGCGCGGTCCGGCCACGTACGATCGCGACAGCTTCCTGCGCCTGACGATGGAACCGGTGGCGTTCGGCCGTGTCGACACCACCGGCGTACGCGTCGTTCGTCCTGGCGAAGCGTCGGGCGTCCTGCGCGGCGGCACGCTCACGCAACTGGCCGCGTTGCTCGGTACGCCGTGGGCGCTCGCGGCCATGGAGCCGACGGTCCTGTTCATCGACGAAGTGAACGAGCGTCCGTATCGGATCGATCGTCTGTTGTGGCAACTGCGCGCCGCAGGCGCGCTCGCGCACGTCACGGGCATCGTCTTCAACGAACTGCCGGGATGTGATGAGCCCGGCGGCGCACTCATGGCACTCGATGCCGTCAGGGCGGGGCTGGAAGGTGTCGACGGCCCGATCGTGGCGGGCGTGGCGAGCGGGCATACGGCGCGGCCGATGCTCAGCCTGCCGTTCGGCGTACAAGCCACGCTGATCGCCGCAGACGATGTCGTGCTGTCGATCGACGAGGCCGCCGTCGAGTGA
- the mpl gene encoding UDP-N-acetylmuramate:L-alanyl-gamma-D-glutamyl-meso-diaminopimelate ligase, with amino-acid sequence MRIHLIGVAGTAMATLAAMLQRRGHRVTGSDAGVYPPMSDFLRAEKINVFDGYDAAHVDPDADLIVVGNAISRGNPELEVVLSRRQRYCSLPERIRDEFLWQRDPIVVAGTHGKTTTTSLVAWVLTHAGLDPSLLVGGIAANFDASYRLGDGRDFVIEGDEYDSAFFDKTAKFLKYVPHTVIVNNVEFDHADIYPDVDAILTAFTRLLRLVPADGRVFIGVDDAGAASLTGTAFGVVETFGVSASADWQAREVRAEPGGTTFEVWRREGSAAHVLAGDVRIPMTGMHNVRNALAAVAVASSRGVPFEAIAAGLAAFAGVKRRTELRGVVRGVAVYDDFAHHPTAIAETLHGVRRANPSSRIWAIFEPRSASSCLAVFQQAFADAFVDADDTVLASVFRTNLPEGRRLSVTALVQDLIDRGQRARHLPTTAAIVDAVAAEATEGDLVIVMSNGGFDDLHTKLLTALARGGGA; translated from the coding sequence GTGCGCATTCACCTGATCGGCGTGGCGGGAACCGCGATGGCGACGCTTGCCGCCATGCTCCAGCGGCGTGGGCATCGCGTCACGGGATCGGACGCAGGCGTATACCCCCCGATGAGCGATTTCCTGCGCGCCGAGAAGATCAACGTCTTCGACGGCTACGACGCGGCGCACGTCGATCCAGACGCCGACCTCATCGTCGTCGGCAATGCCATCTCGCGGGGGAACCCGGAACTCGAAGTGGTGCTGTCGCGACGGCAGCGATACTGCTCGCTGCCTGAACGCATCCGCGACGAGTTTCTCTGGCAGCGCGATCCGATCGTCGTGGCGGGGACGCACGGCAAGACCACGACAACGAGCCTCGTGGCATGGGTCCTGACGCACGCAGGTCTCGATCCGTCGCTGCTCGTCGGTGGCATTGCGGCCAATTTCGATGCGAGCTACAGGCTTGGCGACGGTCGCGACTTCGTCATCGAGGGCGACGAGTACGACAGTGCCTTCTTCGACAAGACGGCCAAGTTCCTCAAGTACGTCCCGCACACCGTCATCGTCAACAACGTGGAATTCGACCACGCCGACATCTATCCCGACGTGGACGCGATTCTCACGGCGTTCACCAGGCTCCTGCGACTCGTGCCTGCCGACGGTCGCGTGTTCATCGGCGTGGACGATGCGGGCGCTGCGTCGCTGACGGGCACGGCGTTCGGCGTCGTCGAGACGTTCGGGGTGTCTGCGTCGGCCGACTGGCAGGCGCGCGAGGTGCGCGCGGAACCCGGCGGCACGACGTTCGAGGTCTGGCGACGCGAGGGCTCGGCCGCGCACGTCCTCGCCGGCGACGTGCGCATCCCGATGACGGGCATGCACAACGTGCGCAATGCGCTCGCGGCGGTCGCAGTCGCGTCGTCGCGCGGTGTGCCGTTCGAGGCGATTGCGGCCGGCCTGGCGGCGTTCGCGGGCGTGAAGCGACGCACGGAGCTGCGCGGCGTGGTTCGCGGCGTCGCCGTGTACGACGACTTCGCCCATCACCCGACGGCGATCGCGGAGACGCTCCACGGCGTCAGGCGCGCGAACCCGTCGTCTCGCATCTGGGCGATTTTCGAGCCGCGCTCCGCGTCGAGTTGCCTGGCCGTGTTCCAGCAGGCCTTTGCCGATGCGTTCGTGGATGCTGACGACACGGTGCTGGCGTCGGTGTTCAGGACGAACCTTCCCGAAGGGCGCCGCTTGTCGGTCACTGCGCTCGTACAGGACCTGATCGACCGGGGACAGCGCGCGAGACATCTCCCGACAACGGCCGCCATTGTCGATGCCGTTGCTGCCGAAGCGACGGAGGGCGACCTCGTGATCGTGATGTCCAACGGCGGGTTCGACGATCTTCACACGAAGCTTCTCACCGCGCTCGCGAGGGGAGGGGGCGCGTGA
- the pxpB gene encoding 5-oxoprolinase subunit PxpB gives MTHECRLTWLGDAALSIRADERDVLAANTRVHEWAARIRAANVAAVRDVVPGMRELVVHIDPLHADVGEIERALRTDATRGATTPVAPRTIEIVVTYGGDGGPDLDDLARATGLTSDEVCRRHRETIYTVHFVGFLPGFPYLGPLDPALQVPRRTTPRPRVPPGSVAVAGEYTGIYPWPSPGGWHVIGRADVTLFDAAARPPALLSPGDRVRFVERRS, from the coding sequence GTGACGCACGAGTGCCGGCTCACGTGGCTCGGCGACGCGGCGCTGTCGATTCGCGCCGACGAGCGGGACGTGCTCGCCGCCAACACGCGCGTGCACGAATGGGCGGCGCGCATCCGCGCCGCGAATGTCGCCGCCGTTCGCGACGTCGTGCCCGGCATGCGGGAACTCGTGGTCCACATCGATCCGCTCCACGCCGACGTCGGCGAGATCGAACGCGCGCTGCGGACCGACGCGACGAGGGGGGCGACGACACCTGTGGCGCCACGCACCATCGAGATCGTCGTGACGTACGGTGGTGATGGCGGGCCAGACCTCGATGACCTCGCTCGCGCGACGGGCCTGACGTCCGACGAGGTCTGCCGGCGTCACCGCGAGACCATCTACACCGTGCACTTCGTCGGATTCCTTCCGGGATTCCCGTATCTCGGTCCTCTCGATCCGGCCCTCCAGGTTCCACGGCGCACCACGCCACGGCCGCGCGTGCCACCCGGGTCGGTGGCCGTGGCGGGGGAGTACACCGGCATCTATCCCTGGCCGAGTCCGGGCGGCTGGCACGTGATCGGTCGCGCCGACGTCACGTTGTTCGATGCGGCGGCACGTCCCCCTGCACTGTTGTCGCCCGGCGATCGCGTGCGATTCGTGGAGCGACGGTCGTGA
- a CDS encoding biotin-dependent carboxyltransferase family protein, which yields MSGATEPSRIVVTRAGLHTTVQDAGRWGYQHVGVPVGGALDLAALRRANALVGNHPDEAGLEVTLVGCALRAEGPACVAVTGARFAVSVNGVSVPQDEALTLAPGDELVLGARLHGARACVAVRGGLQLPLVLGSRSAWPLAPRRGALADGAILAIGTRTGGSPRVEPWPTPPFETTLRVIPASDGWVNADAFEALCAGVYVVASTASRMAYPLDGPAVPLVVPMRPSSGTVHGAIQVLPSGKPVLLMAECQTTGGYPVVGVVYGADLTHAAQVAPGESIRFVAGTRAEAVIALRQRDGTGEGGSVRG from the coding sequence GTGAGCGGTGCAACAGAGCCTTCCCGCATCGTCGTCACGCGCGCGGGCCTGCACACCACGGTGCAGGACGCCGGTCGATGGGGCTATCAGCACGTGGGCGTGCCGGTCGGCGGTGCGCTCGATCTCGCCGCGCTGCGCCGGGCCAATGCGCTCGTGGGCAATCACCCCGACGAAGCAGGTCTCGAAGTGACGCTGGTCGGCTGCGCGCTCCGTGCAGAGGGGCCGGCGTGCGTGGCCGTGACAGGCGCGAGGTTCGCTGTGTCGGTGAACGGCGTATCAGTGCCGCAGGACGAAGCACTGACCCTCGCTCCGGGCGACGAACTCGTGCTCGGCGCCAGGCTGCACGGTGCGCGAGCGTGTGTCGCCGTGCGGGGCGGACTCCAGCTACCCCTGGTGCTCGGCAGCCGGAGTGCGTGGCCGCTGGCGCCGCGGCGCGGTGCGCTTGCCGACGGGGCAATCCTGGCGATCGGCACGCGCACGGGAGGAAGTCCTCGCGTCGAACCGTGGCCGACGCCGCCGTTCGAGACGACGCTGCGTGTGATCCCGGCATCAGATGGGTGGGTGAATGCTGATGCGTTCGAAGCGCTGTGCGCAGGCGTGTACGTTGTGGCGTCGACCGCCAGCCGGATGGCCTATCCCCTCGACGGCCCCGCCGTGCCACTGGTCGTGCCGATGCGGCCCTCGAGCGGGACCGTCCACGGGGCGATCCAGGTATTGCCGTCGGGTAAGCCCGTGCTGCTCATGGCGGAGTGTCAGACCACGGGCGGGTATCCCGTGGTGGGCGTCGTGTATGGCGCGGACCTCACGCACGCCGCGCAGGTGGCGCCAGGTGAGTCCATCAGGTTCGTGGCCGGCACCCGCGCCGAAGCCGTCATCGCCCTGCGTCAGCGTGACGGGACGGGGGAAGGCGGCAGCGTGCGGGGCTGA
- the lolA gene encoding outer membrane lipoprotein chaperone LolA: MTRRSLLPACLALVAVSLPASHAHAQVETESLAKAVQAHYQQVRDFTASFEQAYVGGVLKRRTVEKGTVAIRKPGRMRWDYESPEKKLFISDGTRIYFYVPADRQVRVSAMPEAGRVPTPIVFLAGRGDLLRDFTVKEVPAPQGSSGTRALELRPVRKEQEYETLTLVVDASTLAWRQLVVVDGQGGTSTFTFTNLRENVGVPDSRFVFSMPRGVDVVSQD, from the coding sequence ATGACTCGACGTTCGCTGCTGCCGGCCTGCCTCGCGCTCGTCGCCGTGTCGCTGCCGGCGTCACATGCTCACGCGCAGGTGGAAACCGAGAGCCTCGCCAAGGCCGTCCAGGCACACTACCAGCAGGTGCGCGACTTCACGGCGTCGTTCGAGCAGGCCTACGTCGGAGGTGTGCTGAAGCGACGCACCGTCGAGAAGGGCACCGTCGCCATTCGCAAGCCGGGTCGCATGCGCTGGGACTACGAGTCGCCGGAGAAGAAGCTGTTCATCTCCGACGGCACACGGATCTACTTCTACGTGCCCGCCGACAGGCAGGTGCGCGTCAGCGCGATGCCCGAGGCCGGCCGCGTCCCCACGCCGATTGTCTTCCTGGCCGGCCGCGGCGACCTGCTGCGCGACTTCACGGTCAAGGAAGTACCGGCACCACAAGGCTCGTCCGGGACGCGGGCGCTCGAACTGCGCCCCGTGCGCAAGGAACAGGAGTACGAGACGCTCACGCTGGTGGTCGACGCGAGCACGCTCGCGTGGCGTCAACTGGTGGTCGTGGATGGCCAGGGCGGGACGTCCACGTTCACGTTCACGAATCTGCGCGAGAATGTCGGCGTGCCCGACAGCCGATTCGTGTTCTCCATGCCCAGGGGCGTCGATGTCGTCTCGCAGGACTGA